In the genome of Paenibacillus pabuli, one region contains:
- a CDS encoding DUF445 domain-containing protein, producing MAKPKQTKKAAAWSLVVMGAGFAASLPFQGGVVGKLLVGSFEAGLVGGLADWFAVTALFRHPLGIPIPHTALLPKNRDKLTEGLVSAVENNLLNKDSITEKIAGFKAAEIVLDTMTRELHNDGVKSMIDTLCKRILAGLPLEQIAQLVAGEIKSQAGAFDLGPILERASIQMSERGYDAKALDYGLKQAEEWLVKPETIMFLGESGLKAISGIQMNGLMQFAMNAFMGYLNEERMGSILQGYLFDRVEDMKREGSALRYKVLDLMRTQVVRLAMSESVQDGVNGWKNNMLDSWNAEETALNKLTELRDKALAAMEDGQYVDTYALPAIERVLSDLRSDEALLAGLNAKIVEGVTTLLEKNHSKIGNLVRENVDKMDNASLISLIEDKVGQDLQWIRINGAVTGFVIGIVLTALRMVLE from the coding sequence ATGGCTAAACCTAAACAAACCAAAAAAGCAGCAGCCTGGTCTCTCGTAGTTATGGGAGCGGGATTTGCAGCATCATTGCCGTTTCAAGGTGGTGTTGTAGGCAAACTGCTGGTAGGGTCATTTGAAGCGGGGTTGGTAGGTGGACTAGCGGACTGGTTCGCTGTAACAGCGTTGTTCCGTCATCCACTGGGTATTCCGATTCCACATACGGCATTGCTGCCCAAAAATCGGGACAAATTGACGGAAGGCCTTGTTTCCGCGGTGGAAAATAACTTGCTGAACAAGGATAGTATCACCGAGAAGATTGCCGGTTTCAAGGCAGCAGAAATCGTTCTGGATACCATGACACGGGAACTTCACAACGATGGAGTCAAATCCATGATCGATACACTCTGCAAACGTATCCTTGCAGGCCTGCCGTTGGAGCAGATTGCTCAACTGGTTGCGGGTGAGATCAAATCACAGGCAGGAGCCTTCGACCTGGGTCCGATCCTGGAACGGGCTTCGATCCAGATGAGTGAGCGTGGATATGATGCCAAAGCGCTGGACTACGGTCTGAAGCAGGCAGAGGAATGGCTGGTGAAGCCGGAGACCATCATGTTTTTGGGTGAGAGCGGCCTAAAGGCAATTAGCGGAATCCAGATGAATGGATTAATGCAATTTGCGATGAATGCGTTTATGGGCTATCTGAACGAGGAGCGTATGGGCAGCATATTGCAAGGATATCTGTTTGACCGGGTAGAGGACATGAAGCGGGAAGGGAGCGCTCTTCGTTACAAAGTGCTTGATCTGATGCGAACCCAAGTGGTTCGGCTGGCGATGAGTGAGAGTGTGCAGGATGGAGTCAACGGCTGGAAAAACAACATGCTGGATAGTTGGAACGCAGAGGAAACCGCGCTGAACAAACTCACTGAATTGAGGGATAAGGCGCTCGCTGCAATGGAAGATGGTCAGTACGTGGATACGTATGCGCTGCCTGCCATTGAACGGGTATTGTCCGATTTGCGCTCCGATGAAGCATTGTTAGCAGGCTTGAATGCCAAGATTGTGGAAGGAGTAACCACGCTGCTGGAGAAAAACCATTCCAAAATCGGTAACCTCGTGCGGGAAAATGTCGACAAAATGGACAATGCCTCCTTGATCTCGTTGATTGAAGATAAGGTAGGGCAGGACCTGCAATGGATTCGGATTAATGGGGCCGTTACCGGCTTTGTGATCGGGATTGTATTGACCGCATTGCGGATGGTGCTGGAATAA
- a CDS encoding TlpA family protein disulfide reductase: MKLNLKDIFNSAKGVEEVNPNSIKEGFPKIYNDIPVLDTETVYGIVSLSCAHCIELIPELTNLSHFENFVLITDGDENDNQAIIQELNLKFPIISYTKPLSQLGIIHTPTCVRVDKQGAYVASEFTKDIEQVIEFLQHSGS; the protein is encoded by the coding sequence ATGAAACTGAATTTAAAGGATATTTTTAATAGTGCTAAGGGAGTCGAGGAAGTCAACCCAAATTCAATCAAAGAGGGATTCCCAAAAATATATAATGATATTCCTGTTTTGGATACAGAGACTGTCTACGGCATCGTTTCATTGAGTTGTGCTCATTGCATCGAGTTGATTCCTGAGTTGACGAATTTATCCCATTTTGAAAATTTCGTATTGATCACGGATGGAGACGAAAATGATAATCAGGCCATAATTCAAGAACTCAATTTAAAATTCCCCATTATTTCATATACCAAACCACTCAGTCAATTGGGAATTATCCATACTCCTACCTGTGTAAGGGTCGATAAACAGGGAGCATATGTTGCAAGTGAGTTTACCAAAGATATAGAGCAGGTTATTGAATTCCTGCAACATTCAGGATCATGA
- a CDS encoding MauE/DoxX family redox-associated membrane protein produces MIIPSIILNVIIGSLFLLSFSTKIFDISDLRNDVAVLRIIPKSLTDLSIYALLFVELGISISYLFNLWLPFRTGITVMLLIFFIVVTWLKRRRTGTVSCTCFGTNRLLNKNPVIRNIAIIFFCVLDFSMHVDTGVYRGLNNLSYALIFVTLVQLYESRKTYKKMRAINEYVNF; encoded by the coding sequence ATGATAATCCCTTCCATTATTTTAAATGTTATTATAGGCTCGCTGTTTCTGCTTTCTTTTAGTACCAAAATCTTCGATATTAGTGATTTAAGAAATGATGTGGCAGTTCTAAGGATCATTCCAAAAAGCTTAACAGATTTAAGTATCTATGCGCTTTTGTTTGTTGAGTTGGGGATTTCAATAAGTTATCTTTTTAACTTATGGCTACCATTTAGAACAGGCATCACCGTGATGTTGCTGATCTTTTTTATTGTAGTCACTTGGCTCAAAAGAAGGCGAACGGGGACTGTAAGCTGTACATGTTTTGGTACAAACCGTTTGTTGAACAAAAATCCGGTAATCAGAAATATAGCTATTATCTTTTTCTGTGTGTTGGATTTTTCAATGCATGTGGACACGGGGGTGTATAGAGGCCTTAACAATCTTTCATATGCTCTGATTTTCGTAACGCTGGTGCAGTTGTATGAAAGTAGAAAAACCTATAAAAAGATGAGGGCGATCAATGAATATGTTAACTTCTGA